The following proteins come from a genomic window of Nicotiana tomentosiformis chromosome 12, ASM39032v3, whole genome shotgun sequence:
- the LOC138903322 gene encoding uncharacterized protein: MVGDKGLLKVSSMKGIMRFEKKGKVSPRFSPIEVSRRVGEVAYELAFPPSLSGVHPVFHASMLQKYHADESHKLDYITIQLDESLYYEEDPVAIVDRLVRQLRSKMISAVKVQ; encoded by the coding sequence atggtgggcgataagggtctcttgaaagtctcgtcgatgaagggaatcatgaggttcgagaagaagggcaaggtGAGCCCAAGGTTTAGTCCAATTGAAGTGtcgaggcgagttggggaggttgcttatgaacttgcttttccTCCCagtttatcgggagttcatccagttttccacgcgtctatgctccaaaagtatcatgCCGACGAGTCGCATAAGTTAGACTACATCACGATTCAGCTAGATGAAAGCCTGTATTATGAGGAGgatccagttgccattgttgacaggctggttcgccagttgaggtctaagatgatttctgcggtaaaggttCAATGA